In Aphelocoma coerulescens isolate FSJ_1873_10779 chromosome 3, UR_Acoe_1.0, whole genome shotgun sequence, a single window of DNA contains:
- the LYRM2 gene encoding LYR motif-containing protein 2, with amino-acid sequence MAALAPPARGGLGGPVAGQRRSRVMAAGRLPPGALTLKQFLRRQQVLQLYRKILRAIREVPAEQDRRYLKDWAREEFRRNKDATEEDAIRMMITQGNMQLQELQRTLKLAKS; translated from the exons ATGGCGGCCTTGGCCCCGCCCGCGCGGGGCGGGCTCGGCGGCCCCGTGGCGGGGCAGAGGCGGAGCCGCGTCATGGCCGCCGGGCGCCTCCCGCCGGGCGCACTCACCCTCAAGCAG TTCCTGAGGCGGCAGCAGGTCCTTCAGTTGTACCGCAAGATCCTGCGGGCTATCCGGGAGGTTCCTGCTGAGCAGGATCGCCGCTACTTAAAGGACTGGGCCAGGGAGGAATTCAGGAGAAATAAGGATGCTACAGAAGAG GATGCAATCAGGATGATGATTACGCAGGGCAACATGCAACTTCAGGAACTTCAAAGAACACTTAAACTGGCAAAATCTTGA